Proteins from one Plodia interpunctella isolate USDA-ARS_2022_Savannah chromosome 7, ilPloInte3.2, whole genome shotgun sequence genomic window:
- the LOC128671363 gene encoding CLIP domain-containing serine protease B4-like: protein MEYLLKLLLCLICVVTNARTMSINGSALMRYDPCGLGVLYFDKVTDRLWLGVMNFDLYSNLANVEAEMSFGHEVSVFSDKNLAVFNNNSNKNRYKFIANISNVKKITFYVGLINNNNNDNSSNLPLVTEFQLNNITLCNSDIKTSMAVENLNVTENEVDDYHHLCGRKSLDHTELLSVRTEARAGDFPWHVAIFIMDFNTADEEYYCGGNIISRTAILTAGHCMRKGGKNIETNRIKIVAGVSDRDDLYQVGRQVQIAEEAILHPSYTDKLATADLAVIKVNRLEYTKYVQPICLWGPVYNKQKLFGIQAIVVGFGQTETNQPSKVLRSTYTVIQNDTTCLDFSANIYQELLNEFTFCAGYGPNSNINPRNGDSGGGLVLGVLQPDHRISLFLRGVLSKCGVSPRHTDCDPTFYVVYTDVSPYYGWVYHHSGLKFTVNIPS, encoded by the exons atggaatacttattaaaattgttgttgTGTCTAATATGTGTGGTGACTAACGCAAGGACTATGTCTATTAATGGTTCCGCGTTGATGAGATATGATCCTTGTGGATTAGGGGtcttatattttgataagGTTACCGATCGGTTGTGGTTGGGTGTGATGAATTTTGATCTTTACAGTAACTTGGCCAATGTGGAGGCTGAAATGAGTTTCGGTCATGAAGTGTCTGTTTTTTCG gataaaaatcTTGCTGTCTTCAATAACAAcagcaataaaaatagatacaaaTTTATAGCTAATATTagcaatgtaaaaaaaattacattttatgtgggtctaataaataacaacaacaatGACAACTCATCAAATTTGCCACTTGTGACTGAGTTCCAGTTGAACAACATAACTCTATGTAATTCAGACATCAAG acATCAATGGCTGTAGAGAATTTGAATGTGACTGAAAACGAGGTGGATGATTATCATCACTTGTGCGGGAGAAAATCATTAGACCATACAGAACTGCTCTCAGTGAGGACTGAAGCCCGCGCTGGTGATTTTCCTTGGCACGTCGCGATATTCATAATGGACTTTAACACAGCCGATGAAGAGTATTATTGCGGTGGCAATATCATATCTAGAACTGCTATCTTAACAG CTGGTCATTGTATGCGGAAAGGTGGCAAGAACATAGAGACgaatagaattaaaatagTGGCCGGAGTGAGCGACCGAGATGACCTCTACCAGGTTGGAAGGCAGGTTCAAATT gcCGAGGAAGCAATACTACACCCAAGTTATACAGATAAGCTTGCCACAGCTGACTTGGCTGTGATCAAAGTCAACCGCCTGGAGTATACAAAGTATGTGCAGCCCATTTGCTTGTGGGGACCGGTCTATAACAAACAGAAGTTATTTGGCATACAAGCTATT GTTGTAGGGTTTGGGCAGACGGAAACTAACCAGCCATCAAAGGTGCTGAGGTCCACTTACACAGTTATCCAAAATGACACGACCTGTCTCGACTTTTCTGCCAACATATACCAGGAACTTCTGAACGAATTTACCTTCTGCGCAGGTTACGGACCTAATTCCA atataaatcCTAGAAACGGCGATAGCGGTGGTGGCCTAGTCCTGGGGGTCTTACAGCCCGACCATCGCATCAGCCTGTTCCTCCGAGGGGTGCTGTCCAAGTGCGGCGTGTCTCCAAGGCATACAGACTGCGACCCCACATTCTACGTAGTCTACACTGATGTGAGCCCTTACTATGGGTGGGTGTATCATCACTCTGGGCTGAAATTCACTGTTAATATTCCTAGTTAA